The DNA region GCCGATTATATTTCCCCTTATATAGATGGTATTTTTAACTCTATACATACGGCATCCGGTATCCAATTACTCATGGCATGCCTTTTGTATCCGGTAGAATTGTATGGTGACTTTTCCGGTTATACGGATATTGCACTTGGAGGTGCCTGTATGTTGGGATTCAAACTCAGCCCTAACTTCAACCGCCCATTCATAGCACAAACCACTGCCGAATTCTGGAGAAGATGGCACATATCTCTTTCATTTTGGGTTAGGGATTACTTATATCTGCCCCTATCTTCGGGCATGCGCCGCTGGGGACAGTGGGGCGTATTCCTGAGTCTGACATTTGCAGGATTAGGCGCCTGGCATGGTGCAGGATGTTTGCAACCCTGTCCATCCTCCGCACTTATCTGCTTTTCGCCTTTTCTTTGATCTTCTTTCGCTTAGAGTCGGTGAGTGATGCACTCTATTACATCAGAAACATCTCGTTCAGCACCCATGCCAACTGGAAAGAAGTAAGCATCGGAATTCCGGATCATAATTGTATTGTGGCCGGTAGCGCTCTTGTACTGATTTTAGTTTACGAATATTTTATGTCGAAACGAGATCTGTTAGAAGCGTTGGAAAAACAACCCATGCTTGTCAGATGGGGCATTTATTATCTGCTGGCCATTATGTTCTTTACCTTGGGACAGTTCAATTCCGACAGTTTTATTTATTTGCAATTTTAATCTAAAAACAAAGATAGCAGAATGAAGAAAAACAGTGAGCGAAGTGCAGCTATGCGCTTCACGATGAAACTATCTATACTCCTGACGCCATTTATAGCCTTACTAGTGGTGTATTTCCTCAATGATCCTTTTATGGTTTTAAGGCATTATAACCGTTATGATAACTCATCCGTCATGTTGAATGAAGGCTATATCAGTTGGCAAATGTATATGAACAACCGGGATTCCATTGCATTTGATTCTTTTATCATGGGCAATTCCTGCACCATGGCCTATCAATGTCATGAATGGGAAAAATACCTGGATGGTGGCAGGGCGGTACGTCTGTTCGGAAATGCAGAAAGCATAGCCACCATCAGTAAGAAGTTGCAGGCTCTGGAAAGAAATGGTGCAGAGATAAAGAATCTGCTCCTGATTCTGGATAAAGAGTCATTGGGTAAAGACCAGCTTTCAAGCAATCATAACCATGTGTTGCCTCCAGCTATCTCAGGAATCAGCAACTTTAGTTTCCAGGAGAAATTCTGTCAGGCCTTCTTCTTCCCTAATTTCCTGTTTCCTTATCTCGATTATAAAATATTTCATCAATATCGTCCCTATATGCAAGGAGTGATAAACCCTTATGGCGCAATCAGAGATGCAGTAACAAATGATGCAATCAATCCCAGAGAGAGGATGATCCGGGATGAAGGAGAAGCATATTGGGAAAACCACAAAAAAGAGTTTGTGAAAGTCAGAGACTGTAATTACAGAAATGGTGAATACCGGGAAGGTGAGCAATTCCTATGGGAAACACAGACCGGATTACTAAAAGAAATAGATCAAATCTGCCGGAAACATAACACCTCAGTTAAAATCATCATCAGTCCCGACTATAACCAGATCAGCATAAATCCGGCAGATGTGGAAATATTGAAAGACATTTTTGGCTATGAAAATGTATTCGATTTCAGTGGTATCAATGAATATACGAACGATATTCATAACTACTACGAAAGAGGACATTATAGATCAATACTCGGAGCACGCTTATTACAAAAAGTTTATGCAAACCATAAATGATTTGAAATACATATTAAAAGCAACAGCTTATTATGCGAAACTATCTCTGTAGAGTAAGCGCCCGCAATTGTTCCAAAGATCCGTTGAACACATTCAAATCGACCTCTTCCCTGATACCGGGAACATTGCCCACATCAGTATGTTGCCAGAAGTGCCATGGGCCTTCATATTTGACAGAGTCTACGTAATAGTGGGCAATCCAGTAGGGGTAAGTATTGAATACCGAATCACTAAGATAGCGGTTCTTGAATTTATAAGATGTATAAAGAATCGGCTTCACACCATAATGCGATTCTATACGGTCGAGCCAGGTTTTGACAGCAATCTTTAAGTCATGGGCCGTGCTTTTACCAATAGTTTCGACATCAAGCACAGGTGGCAGATCTCCTGGAATAAGCTGGACCGTACGAATAAAAAAATCGGCCTGTTTTAGCGGATCTGTTTTAGGAGAGAAAAAATGATAAGCACCACGAATGAACCCATAACGATGCGCCTGATCAAAATTAAACGGGAAAGTATCGTCAGCATGATCACCACCTTCGGTAGCTTTCATAAAGACAAAATGGATAGGAAATTTGGTTGTTTTGTTAGTTGTCAGTTGCACCCAGTCAATACTGCCTTGATAATGAGAGATATCAATGCCATGCACTTCATAGTCGCAGGGCATACAGACCCCATATCCTTTCTGACCATAACAGGGTTTCCAACGATAGGCATACGGACGAATGAAAAACCAATAAAACCCGGCAGAAAATACGGCAATGATACAAACAGCAAGTATTGTACGTAACCATGCAGACATGATACGCGCTTCGCTTTTCTTTTTACCGCGACGTGCAGCAGATTTTCTTTTAGTTGCCATGTAATATTCAAAACAGAACGCAAATTACACAAATTACGCAAATAGTTTATTCAAATTTGTGTAATTCGCATAATTTGCGTTCTTTTTATTAACTCTT from Bacteroides sp. MSB163 includes:
- a CDS encoding glycoside hydrolase family 25 protein, translated to MATKRKSAARRGKKKSEARIMSAWLRTILAVCIIAVFSAGFYWFFIRPYAYRWKPCYGQKGYGVCMPCDYEVHGIDISHYQGSIDWVQLTTNKTTKFPIHFVFMKATEGGDHADDTFPFNFDQAHRYGFIRGAYHFFSPKTDPLKQADFFIRTVQLIPGDLPPVLDVETIGKSTAHDLKIAVKTWLDRIESHYGVKPILYTSYKFKNRYLSDSVFNTYPYWIAHYYVDSVKYEGPWHFWQHTDVGNVPGIREEVDLNVFNGSLEQLRALTLQR
- a CDS encoding histidine kinase — protein: MKKNSERSAAMRFTMKLSILLTPFIALLVVYFLNDPFMVLRHYNRYDNSSVMLNEGYISWQMYMNNRDSIAFDSFIMGNSCTMAYQCHEWEKYLDGGRAVRLFGNAESIATISKKLQALERNGAEIKNLLLILDKESLGKDQLSSNHNHVLPPAISGISNFSFQEKFCQAFFFPNFLFPYLDYKIFHQYRPYMQGVINPYGAIRDAVTNDAINPRERMIRDEGEAYWENHKKEFVKVRDCNYRNGEYREGEQFLWETQTGLLKEIDQICRKHNTSVKIIISPDYNQISINPADVEILKDIFGYENVFDFSGINEYTNDIHNYYERGHYRSILGARLLQKVYANHK